Proteins encoded in a region of the Vitis riparia cultivar Riparia Gloire de Montpellier isolate 1030 chromosome 7, EGFV_Vit.rip_1.0, whole genome shotgun sequence genome:
- the LOC117918103 gene encoding metal tolerance protein 1-like encodes MANNDLLIGNDRDLSLSHNQPLELRHDHSLVHNHELVLGHAYDDELALGQNHEHRMALRHAHGHHNHENGFDHVDENGLDMSQSHDPDVDQHHNDVDNHDNELGLTVQNHALSLSENHD; translated from the coding sequence ATGGCGAACAATGATTTGCTTATTGGGAATGATCGTGATTTATCACTGAGCCACAACCAACCACTGGAACTCAGACATGATCACAGTTTGGTTCACAATCATGAATTGGTTTTGGGACATGCCTATGATGATGAACTAGCCCTTGGCCAGAACCATGAACATCGAATGGCTCTCCGACATGCTCATGGCCACCACAATCATGAGAATGGGTTTGATCATGTGGATGAGAATGGATTAGATATGTCCCAGAGTCATGATCCTGATGTTGATCAACACCATAATGATGTTGATAACCATGATAATGAGTTGGGTCTTACTGTTCAGAATCATGCATTGAGTTTGTCCGAGAATCATGATTAG